The following are encoded in a window of Gasterosteus aculeatus chromosome 5, fGasAcu3.hap1.1, whole genome shotgun sequence genomic DNA:
- the LOC120819155 gene encoding uncharacterized protein LOC120819155 isoform X2, producing MEGHVEEKMTAAMSSSETSTKPAGPRGEGEESFTGEQVDPRQGPDAVEEPPCGAATSSEDVGGGPSTCVPPTGEKPFTCEQCGRSFNQRGSLKVHQMIHTGEKPFTCEQCGRSFSYRGNFKRHQMIHTGEKPFTCEQCGRSFNQRGSLKAHQMIHTGEKPFTCEQCGRSFNQRGSLKVHQMIHTGEKPFTCEQCGRSFSYRGNFKRHQMIHTGEKPFTCEQCGRSFNQRGSLKAHQMIHTGEKPSTCEQCGRSFNQRGSLKAHQMIHTGEKPFTCEQCGRSFNQRGSFKRHQMIHTGEKPSTCEQCGRSFHQRGSLKVHQMIHTGE from the exons ATGGAGGGACATGTAGAAGAAAAGATGACCGCCGCGATGAGCTCATCAGAG ACGTCCACAAAACCAGCAGGACCCCGtggggagggtgaggagagCTTCACCGGGGAGCAGGTGGATCCACGTCAGGGTCCCGACGCTGTGGAGGAACCACCCTGCGGCGCCGCGACCTCCTCAGAAGATGTCGGAGGAGGCCCGTCCACCTGTGTCCCCCCTACTGGAGAGAAGCCCTTcacctgtgagcagtgtgggaggagtttcaaTCAAAGAGGCAGTTTGAAGGTCCATCAGATGATTCATACTGGAGAGAAGCCCTTcacctgtgagcagtgtgggaggagtttcagTTACCGTGGCAATTTTAAGAGACACCAGATGATTCATACTGGAGAGAAGCCCTTcacctgtgagcagtgtgggaggagtttcaaTCAAAGAGGCAGTTTGAAGGCCCATCAGATGATTCATACTGGAGAGAAGCCCTTcacctgtgagcagtgtgggaggagtttcaaTCAAAGAGGCAGTTTGAAGGTCCATCAGATGATTCATACTGGAGAGAAGCCCTTcacctgtgagcagtgtgggaggagtttcagTTACCGTGGCAATTTTAAGAGACACCAGATGATTCATACTGGAGAGAAGCCCTTcacctgtgagcagtgtgggaggagtttcaaTCAAAGAGGCAGTTTGAAGGCCCATCAGATGATTCATACTGGAGAGAAGCCCTCcacctgtgagcagtgtgggaggagtttcaaTCAAAGAGGCAGTTTGAAGGCCCACCAGATGATTCATACTGGAGAGAAGCCCTTcacctgtgagcagtgtgggaggagtttcaaTCAAAGAGGCAGTTTTAAGAGACACCAGATGATTCATACTGGAGAGAAGCCCTCCACCTGTGAGCAATGTGGAAGGAGTTTCCATCAAAGAGGCAGTTTGAAGGTCCATCAGATGATTCATACTGGAGAATAA
- the LOC120819155 gene encoding uncharacterized protein LOC120819155 isoform X1: protein MHSINMQATKPVRSLSELCVSDLDDLALAHLFIHVLLMSSLHDLRRNSQMEGHVEEKMTAAMSSSETSTKPAGPRGEGEESFTGEQVDPRQGPDAVEEPPCGAATSSEDVGGGPSTCVPPTGEKPFTCEQCGRSFNQRGSLKVHQMIHTGEKPFTCEQCGRSFSYRGNFKRHQMIHTGEKPFTCEQCGRSFNQRGSLKAHQMIHTGEKPFTCEQCGRSFNQRGSLKVHQMIHTGEKPFTCEQCGRSFSYRGNFKRHQMIHTGEKPFTCEQCGRSFNQRGSLKAHQMIHTGEKPSTCEQCGRSFNQRGSLKAHQMIHTGEKPFTCEQCGRSFNQRGSFKRHQMIHTGEKPSTCEQCGRSFHQRGSLKVHQMIHTGE from the exons ATGCACAGTATAAACATGCAGGCAACGAAGCCTGTGAGGTCTCTTTcggagttgtgtgtgtctgacttgGATGATCTTGCTCTTGCTCACTTGTTCATTCATGTTCTCTTAATGTCTTCACTTCACGATCTCAGGAGGAACTCTCAGATGGAGGGACATGTAGAAGAAAAGATGACCGCCGCGATGAGCTCATCAGAG ACGTCCACAAAACCAGCAGGACCCCGtggggagggtgaggagagCTTCACCGGGGAGCAGGTGGATCCACGTCAGGGTCCCGACGCTGTGGAGGAACCACCCTGCGGCGCCGCGACCTCCTCAGAAGATGTCGGAGGAGGCCCGTCCACCTGTGTCCCCCCTACTGGAGAGAAGCCCTTcacctgtgagcagtgtgggaggagtttcaaTCAAAGAGGCAGTTTGAAGGTCCATCAGATGATTCATACTGGAGAGAAGCCCTTcacctgtgagcagtgtgggaggagtttcagTTACCGTGGCAATTTTAAGAGACACCAGATGATTCATACTGGAGAGAAGCCCTTcacctgtgagcagtgtgggaggagtttcaaTCAAAGAGGCAGTTTGAAGGCCCATCAGATGATTCATACTGGAGAGAAGCCCTTcacctgtgagcagtgtgggaggagtttcaaTCAAAGAGGCAGTTTGAAGGTCCATCAGATGATTCATACTGGAGAGAAGCCCTTcacctgtgagcagtgtgggaggagtttcagTTACCGTGGCAATTTTAAGAGACACCAGATGATTCATACTGGAGAGAAGCCCTTcacctgtgagcagtgtgggaggagtttcaaTCAAAGAGGCAGTTTGAAGGCCCATCAGATGATTCATACTGGAGAGAAGCCCTCcacctgtgagcagtgtgggaggagtttcaaTCAAAGAGGCAGTTTGAAGGCCCACCAGATGATTCATACTGGAGAGAAGCCCTTcacctgtgagcagtgtgggaggagtttcaaTCAAAGAGGCAGTTTTAAGAGACACCAGATGATTCATACTGGAGAGAAGCCCTCCACCTGTGAGCAATGTGGAAGGAGTTTCCATCAAAGAGGCAGTTTGAAGGTCCATCAGATGATTCATACTGGAGAATAA
- the LOC120819094 gene encoding G protein-activated inward rectifier potassium channel 1 yields MFPHGFGQRLPKLRKDPAPSQAATACRGAIDAMAALRRKFGEDYQVVNTNQDMTFSAQVKKKRQRFVEKNGRCNVQHGNLGGETSRYISDLFTTLVDLKWRWNLLIFILTYTVAWLVMASMWWVIAYIRGDLSHGGHDASYTPCVANVFNFPSAFLFFIETEATIGYGHRYITEKCPEGIILFLFQSLLGSIVDAFLIGCMFIKMSQPKKRAETLMFSQDAVISQRDGKLCLMFRVGNLRNSHMVSAQIRCKLIKSRQTPEGEFLPLDQCELDVGFGTGADQLFLVSPLTICHEINAKSPFFDLSQRSLMNEEFEIVVILEGIVETTGMTCQARTSYTEDEVLWGHRFLPVMSLEEGFFRVDYSQFHNTFAVNTPPCSVKEQEEKSSLTSPNSLPVAPSSPQPGNGGRGGRRERLLSADYADHGEDQASRLPSKLQRMSSTKEELHRRGLNTGPALPGGKASSTGDLPLSIQRLRSSSIPVGRQGQQPDEQLQLLSLGGEAREAELEKSRLPAAVSTADAPTTAPVQIFFVGSRQEDNLPAKLRRMNADR; encoded by the exons ATGTTCCCGCATGGGTTTGGGCAGCGGTTACCAAAGTTGCGCAAAGATCCTGCTCCTTCGCAAGCAGCCACTGCCTGCCGCGGGGCGATTGACGCCATGGCAGCCTTACGGAGGAAATTTGGCGAGGACTACCAGGTGGTAAACACCAACCAGGACATGACCTTTTCCGCTCAGGTGAAGAAAAAGAGGCAGCGGTTCGTGGAGAAGAACGGCCGCTGCAACGTCCAGCACGGCAACCTTGGCGGGGAGACCAGCCGATACATCTCCGATCTCTTCACCACGCTGGTGGACCTCAAGTGGCGCTGGAACctgctcatcttcatcctcacctACACGGTCGCGTGGCTGGTCATGGCTTCGATGTGGTGGGTGATCGCGTACATCCGCGGCGACCTGAGCCACGGCGGCCACGACGCGTCCTACACGCCGTGCGTCGCCAACGTGTTCAACTTTCCCTCCGCGTTCCTGTTTTTCATCGAGACGGAGGCGACTATTGGCTACGGCCACCGCTACATCACGGAGAAGTGCCCGGAGGgcatcatcctcttcctcttccagtcGCTGCTGGGGTCCATCGTGGACGCCTTTCTCATCGGCTGCATGTTCATCAAGATGTCGCAGCCCAAGAAGCGCGCCGAGACGCTGATGTTCAGCCAGGACGCGGTCATTTCGCAGCGGGACGGCAAGTTGTGCCTCATGTTCCGAGTGGGGAACCTGCGGAACAGCCACATGGTGTCTGCGCAGATCCGGTGCAAACTCATCAAG TCTCGGCAGACGCCGGAGGGCGAGTTCCTGCCTCTGGACCAGTGCGAGCTGGACGTGGGTTTCGGGACGGGGGCGGACCAGCTCTTCTTGGTGTCGCCTCTAACCATCTGCCATGAGATCAACGCCAAGAGCCCGTTCTTTGATCTGTCGCAGCGCTCACTAATGAACGAGGAATTTGAGATTGTTGTCATTCTTGAGGGCATCGTGGAAACCACCG GTATGACGTGCCAGGCGAGGACATCTTACACCGAAGACGAAGTTTTGTGGGGCCATCGTTTCCTCCCCGTCATGTCCCTGGAGGAGGGCTTCTTCAGAGTGGACTACTCCCAGTTCCACAACACCTTTGCGGTCAACACGCCTCCCTGCAGCGTcaaagagcaggaggagaagtccTCGTTGACGTCGCCCAACTCCCTCCCcgtcgccccctcctcccctcagccGGGCAACGGCGGCCGCGGAGGCCGCAGGGAAAGGCTGCTGTCGGCGGACTACGCAGACCACGGCGAGGACCAGGCCTCCAGGCTGCCCAGCAAACTCCAGCGCATGAGCTCCACGAAGGAGGAGCTCCACAGGAGGGGGTTGAACACGGGGCCGGCATTGCCCGGGGGGAAGGCCTCCAGCACGGGAGACCTTCCGCTTAGCATCCAGAGGCTGAGGTCGAGCTCCATCCCGGTCGGGAGGCAAGGACAGCAGCCGGACGAGCAGCTCCAGCTGCTGTCCTTAGGTGGAGAGGCCCGGGAGGCCGAGCTGGAGAAAAGCAGACTCCCGGCGGCCGTCAGCACCGCCGACGCTCCGACCACAGCCCCAGTTCAGATCTTCTTCGTAGGGAGTCGGCAGGAGGACAACCTGCCGGCCAAACTGCGCAGAATGAATGCGGACCGCTGA